In Parus major isolate Abel chromosome 3, Parus_major1.1, whole genome shotgun sequence, the following are encoded in one genomic region:
- the ATP6V1C2 gene encoding V-type proton ATPase subunit C 2: MSEFWLISAPGDKTNLQAWERMNTVTSKSNLSSNSKFHIPDLKVGTLDALVGLSDELGKLDSFAESVIRKIAQYIGEVMEDSKDKVQENLLANGVDLISYLTRFEWDMAKYPIKQPLKNISEALTKQVTQIEADLKARSAAYNNIKGNLQSLEKKTMGNLLTRTLADIVHKEDFVLNSEYLITLLVVVPKSSYLQWQKTYESLSDMVVPRSTKMIAEDAEGGLFTVTLFRKVMDDFKAKARENRFMVREFYYDEKELKCEKEELMKLASDKKQQYGPLLRWLKVNFSEAFVAWIHVKALRVFVESVLRYGLPVNFQAMLLQPNRKSVKRLRDVLNLVFKHLDEVAAASIMDPGMDIPGLQLSNQEYYPYVYFKIDLSLLDCS, encoded by the exons ATGTCGGAGTTCTGGCTAATTTCTGCCCCGGGAGACAAAACAAATCTGCAGGCATGGGAGAGAATGAACACTGTGACATCTAAATCCAACCTGTCCAGCAACAGTAAATTCCATATTCCAGACTTAAAG GTTGGCACACTGGATGCTCTTGTTGGTCTGTCAGATGAGTTGGGGAAACTTGATAGCTTTGCTGAAAG CGTAATAAGGAAAATAGCCCAGTACATAGGAGAAGTTATGGAAGACTCAAAAGATAAAGTCCAGGAAAACCTTCTGGCCAATGGAG tTGACCTAATTAGCTACTTGACACGGTTTGAGTGGGACATGGCCAAATATCCCATAAAGCAGCCACTGAAGAATATATCAGAAGCATTAACAAAG CAAGTGACTCAAATAGAAGCAGACCTAAAGGCCCGATCAGCTGCGTACAACAACATTAAAGGAAATTTGcaaagcctggagaagaaaacaat GGGAAATCTGCTGACTCGGACCCTGGCAGACATTGTGCACAAAGAAGACTTTGTTCTGAATTCCGAGTATCTTATCACGCTGCTCGTCGTGGTGCCAAA GTCGAGCTACCTACAGTGGCAGAAGACCTATGAATCACTCTCAGATATGGTAGTACCTCGCTCCACCAA AATGATTGCTGAGGATGCAGAGGGAGGACTCTTCACTGTGACCCTGTTTAGAAAAGTGATGGATGACTTTAAGGCTAAAGCCCGGGAGAACAG GTTCATGGTTCGAGAATTTTATTATGATGAGAAGgaactgaaatgtgaaaaggaAGAGCTGATGAAATTAGCTTCTGACAAGAAACAACAATAT GGCCCCTTACTGCGCTGGCTGAAGGTGAATTTCAGTGAAGCATTTGTTGCTTGGATTCATGTGAAAGCCTTGAGAGTTTTTGTTGAATCTGTGCTGAG GTATGGCCTCCCTGTGAATTTCCAAGCaatgctgctgcagccaaaTAGGAAGTCTGTGAAGCGCCTGAGAGACGTCCTGAACCTGGTCTTCAAACATCTGGATGAAGTTGCAGCAGCAAGTATAATGGAT CCTGGCATGGACATCCCTGGGTTACAACTGAGTAATCAAGAATACTATCCTTATGTCTATTTCAAGATTGACCTCAGTCTTCTTGACTGCAGTTAA